CGCACGTATGCCGGCCCCGGCGACCAGGAGGGCTCGGCGTCGATCGTGCAGTGCGAGACCGACGAGTTCCTGGCCGGCATCGGGGGCCGGTGGGGCGTCGTGTCGATCCGCGCGGGCAGCGGCGACGCCAACTACATCGGCAAGCAGCGGGTGCGGCTGTTCGAGGACATCCAGGGCTACGAGCTCGTGCAGGCCGACATCAAGCGCCTCGACACCCTGGTCATGAAGGGCTGCGGCACGGCGGAGGCGCGCACCACCGCCGAGCGCGGACCCGTGCCCCAGACGTGGCTGCTGACCACCCGGGTGAGCGGACCGGACGCGAGCGGCACGATGTACCAGTGGGTCGGGATGACGGGAATGCAGACCGAGGGGGCCGTCAGCACCCTCGTCTTCCACGGCACCGACGACGGCCGGGGCTTCACCGGCACCAAGGCGCAGGGCTTTGCCGAGCTCGAGCGCCTCATGGACCTGGCCCGCCTGCCCTAGGCGCGCCCGCGGCATACGCGTTGTGCCACAGCGACGAGCGGCCGGCCACCTCATCGAGGTGACCGGCCGCCGTCGTGGAAGGCCTTGCGGCAGAACCTACTTCTGCAGGCCCTGCATGATCTCGCGCATGAGCTGGGCGGTCTCGGACGGCGTCTTGCCGACCTTGACCCCGGCGGCCTCGAGGGCCTCCTTCTTGGCCTGTGCGGTGCCCGAGGAGCCGGAGACGATGGCGCCGGCGTGGCCCATCGTCTTGCCCTCCGGGGCGGTGAAGCCCGCGACGTAGCCGACGACCGGCTTGGTCACGTTCTCCTTGATGTAGGCCGCGGCCCGCTCCTCGGCGTCGCCGCCGATCTCGCCGATCATGACGATCGCGTCGGTCTCGGGGTCGTTCTGGAACGCCTCGAGGCAGTCGATGTGGGTGGTGCCGATGATCGGGTCACCGCCGATGCCGACGGCCGAGGAGAAGCCGAACTCCTTGAGCTCGTACATCATCTGGTAGGTCAGCGTGCCCGACTTGGAGACCAGGCCGATGCGTCCGCCGCCGGCGATGTCGGCGGGGATGATGCCGGCGTTGGACTTGCCGGGGCTGATGAGGCCGGGGCAGTTCGGGCCGACGATGCGGGTGGTGCCCTTGTCCTGCGCGTAGGCGAAGAACTCGGCGGTGTCCTTGACGGCGATGCCCTCGGTGATGACGACCGCGAGCGGCATCTCGGCGTCGATCGCCTCGACCACGGCCGACTTGGCGAACGCCGGCGGCACGAAGATGACCGACACGTTGGCGCCGGTCTCCTTCATCGCCTCGGCGACGGTGCCGAAGACGGGCACCGTGGTGCCGCCCTCGAAGTCGACACTGGTGCCGGCCTTGCGCGGGTTCACGCCGCCGACGATGGCGGTGCCGGACTTGAGCATGCGCTGGGTGTGCTTCATGCCCTCGGAGCCGGTCATGCCCTGGACGATGACCTTGGAGTTCTCGTCGAGAAAGATTGCCATTGGTGTGTATCCCTTACTTCGACGCCAGCTCGGCGGCCTTGCGGGCGGCGCCGTCCATGGTCTCTTCGATGATCACGTGCGGGTGGTTGAACTCGGCGAGGATGCGCCGGCCCTCCTCGACGTTGTTGCCGTCGAGCCGGACGACGAGCGGCTTGTTCTCCTCGTCGCCGAGCTTCTTGAGGGCGCCGACGATGCCGTTGGCCACCGCGTCGCAGGCGGTGATGCCGCCGAAGACGTTGACGAACACC
This genomic interval from Knoellia sp. p5-6-4 contains the following:
- the sucD gene encoding succinate--CoA ligase subunit alpha: MAIFLDENSKVIVQGMTGSEGMKHTQRMLKSGTAIVGGVNPRKAGTSVDFEGGTTVPVFGTVAEAMKETGANVSVIFVPPAFAKSAVVEAIDAEMPLAVVITEGIAVKDTAEFFAYAQDKGTTRIVGPNCPGLISPGKSNAGIIPADIAGGGRIGLVSKSGTLTYQMMYELKEFGFSSAVGIGGDPIIGTTHIDCLEAFQNDPETDAIVMIGEIGGDAEERAAAYIKENVTKPVVGYVAGFTAPEGKTMGHAGAIVSGSSGTAQAKKEALEAAGVKVGKTPSETAQLMREIMQGLQK